TAGAAGTGTTTCAGGGCTGGCCGTTGCCGTCATTGTGACCCTCTGCACGAGCGattctggacacacacacaccagccttTCACAGGCAATGTCGGAACACCCAAAAGTCCATATGTGGTCTCAGTCTGCCCCTCGGATGCTCTTGTTTTTAATGTAAACTTGCAAAGGTTATTCATAAAGTGTGGGGCTTGTTCTGTGGGAAGTTCAAGAGTGGTGAATCCAACCATCATCTTTGTTCCCGCGCTGTTTCGGTGAAAGTTATAAAAGGTGTATGATTGGTAGATCTAAGGGTTTGAGGTCACACGTCGTGACTGATAACCAGCacgtcacgcacacacagactgaccTGTCATCGGCACACACGACCGTTCTACCATGCCAACCTGTGCACTAACATTtgtcactgtttgtttgttatctggTGATATGTCTTTGTATTAGGGTAACATGCatgtatttaaacattttatttttaaaatgaatttaccTAAAAACTCCCATATTCTGGATTAGTTAAATATCTTTGACCAACATTGGTTTTCTATGATACGGATGTATTAAATATTGTGTTACCTGACGACGACAACAGCTAATTCAAGGTGAATCAATATTTGTTTTGGCTCCTGTAAACTCTGATATATGACCCACTTAGAAACATGTCTACAAAAGGAACAAAGCATGGAGGTAAACAAACTGTAGATAACTACTGACATTTGTTGGAGTTATAtaacttaaaataaactttattagGAAATATTTTCGCCAAACGTCAGTTTCTAAGTTCCCTGCCAGCAGATATTTACGTTTTTCCTCATTGTCCTTTCTTGTTTTCACAATTCATTGGAAATTCACTATGAACAGTTCACACATTTTAAGATGTGCTGATGAGAAACAAAACGGAGTAAGCTCATCTCGCTTGTTcgcttattttttctttgacctctgaccccaggaGCAGGAAGTGGACAATCTCTTCCCCAAAAGAAACCAGCACTGCAGGACACGGATGGAATCTATACGTGGTCGACACCGTCTCCCCCCTCACTCTTTACCAGGAGatggtaacacaaacacacaacctgcTTCAAGAATGAATCACTTTATTGTTGTATTCGCATATTTTTTAAAGAGATTTATTCATGACGTAatatacaaaattaaaaaaaaagattgacagGGTAATATTATTTCAActtttattcttctatttcaaatattttcctGCTGTATTTGTTCTCATTTTGTTTATCAGAATAGGCTTTTTTTGCCTTTCttactgtttttgtattttgtaaagGCATGGTTTTAGGGttgaaaaagggaaatgaaaaatacaaaggGTTTactctgaagatgtgaaggttaTTGAATATGTACATGCTGCATGTTTATGACTCTTCTCTACTCGCCCATATGTCTGTTTTTCAGGTTGAATACAGCCAGCGGTACGCAGAGACCAACCCGCAGGCTCAGAGTCTCCGGCACCTCTTGAGTgaagctcacctcctcctgcgCACCTCCTTACTCCAAACATCAGAGCAGCAGAGAATCATCGAGGAGgactcctctccgtctctgcagGCCGATACAGAAGGACCATCTGTGAAACAGGCCGCTGTGCGCACAGACAGCACGGAACTGGAGGAGGCATTCAAGCAGAACTGTGCACAGCTGGGAGACTGTTTCAGCaggtaatacacacacacatgcacacacatgcacacacacacacatgcacacaatttGCAAGAAGACAAACATCCCTTCAAACAgcttttatatgtatttaatgtaacaaTAATTGCATTGGCTGTCATTAAGGTATGTGCACTTATGTACTTTAAATATGGTCGCTTCTGTTTGAGTTGGCACATGACAAATATGTTTTGGCAATTAAGGATTTTCTATTTGTGATTCAATATGattaattaatatttttttaatttgtttttattattattattattattattatttttttatctataAAACATCAGAATTTTCCAAGAACCCCAATGTGACGTCTTCAGATACCTTGAATTTTTGGCCtttcttttctaaatgaatTATTGATGATCACAAGTGTTGCGCTTTGTAGATATTTTAGCAATAATTCCGTGCTTTTGTAAGGGGGAGTCAGAGGGAGTGCCACCTGGCTCTGCCGTACTACAGGATGTCGGGTTTGTCGGTCACAGAGCTCATGGCCAGGAACCGGCCACTTGCCGGCAGGCCTCAGTCCTACGGCCCCGGCTTCCTCTTCTACCTGAAACATTACCTGTTTGAAGAAACAGAGCAGGTTCTCAGCCAGGTGAGCACAACGCCCTCACATGGTGCTTGTATCATGTAAGGCGGATAGAGATGTGTGTTAAAGGTATCATTATGTTGAAAACTGTCAGTTTCcaataaacattttaacatcAGTTGTCCAGAATTAGATGAATTTACATGGAAACTAAAGAAGATAATAATTATAGAATTAATTTTCTGCAGGAGGCTGCTGATGAGGTCATTGACattttcagccaatcagagccctCGCAGCTTGTCAGTGTTTGTGCCAGCCCGTCTCTGATAAACACCAGTCCAGCCAAGACGCTGCAAATCCTACAACATCTGGAAAACACAGCTGGCGTGTCTGTTCCTTTGACAACCACCATGGCAACCATGATGTTACGCTTGGAAGACCTGCCAGAGTACACGCGTCTGATGGAAAGGCACGCTGAGGTTAGAGGATGGTAcggggtgttgtgtgtgtgtgtgtgtgtgtgtggagcaaaTGATAGTTATATGATAGTTATCCAACAATTAAGATTTGTCCCACAGCCCTCTCTGGTTTTGTTCAGATGGTGCTGGTGTACGGGTTCATCGAGGAACCTAGGCTGTTGCTGCACGGCGGGGATGGAGGTCAGCACGCACACGTCCGTCCCACAGCTTTGACCCGCCAATTGGCAAAGTCCCAACCAGGACTGCTGGTGGCTGCCGTGGTGGCTttacatgaaaacaacaaagtccAGCTGCAACACGCTGATCACATATtcaaggtgtgtttgtgtgtttttagcgCCTGGTAATTCAAGGTTAAGGGGCCAGAAGGAAACAGTCAAGGGATTTGTTATGTTGTTTTCAAGCTGACAACAATTTGTCCATCTTGATCCGTCTTGTATGGAAGATCTAGAAAATAATGGCAGTAaatatgtgtgcgtgcaggagCTGGACTGTGAGAACTGCTTACAGGTGGATTTCTGGGAGGCAATGCTCATGGCGTCCTCACAGGAAACCATCATCCAGGAACTTCTTTTCCGAGTGGCGTCCGTCTACATCGACCGACTGACAAACACACCCTCGGAAACGCACACCAACGGGCCACACGCGCCTTCAAAGCGCAGGCCACTGAAGAGCGCCGACGATCTGGTACAGTAGCTGAAGATGACTGCTGTTGCCCTTCGTTTCCAATATCACAGCTTGTGTTCGGTTTGACTCTGCGCCCCGTGGCCTTAACTGACAGCCGTCGTAGTGTATAACCAGCGGGATGTTCAggaatgtgttttgtggacttcaTTCACTGAGGGTCCTGCCTGATTGTGTATCTCAGATAAACTCATGCTCCCATTACGGTGCTCTGTACCCGTGGCTCATCGTTCTCAATCCAGCGCACACAACCAGCTCACAACACCAGGAGGCGCTGTACAAACTCCAGGTAATTAGTCTGTGAACACAACAATATTCATTCTATATGTCATACATGTCATTGTTTCAGTGAGAATGTAGTCATATTATGAATATAGGAGATCATTGACCAGATATTAGTTTGAATGCTGGTCCAAGAATAGAGCCATGTTTAGTTGGAGGAAACAATACAGCTATTTACATGATCTGTATGAGAGCTGCGTAACTTTTGGGTTTTCACTGTAATATAGGAAGGAAATACATTTACGGAAATGACAATGACAGCAACAGTGCAATGCAATGACTCAAGACCTTTTCTCACCCAAATTAATCTTTCAAGTTCCGCTATAAAAGGGCAATTGTTGTTTTGGTCACATGTTGAAATTACAGCCTGATGGTCAAGGCTAATCTTGTAATAGTAGTTCCCTTACTATGAAGGACACAGAGGTCATGTCCTcagtactttttaaatgtggatatttattaaatgttgtCTTTAAAGTTGAATGTCTTTGAATCCTACTAAACATGAATACATAAATTGAAAAAACTTtccacaacaaaaacacgtaaCTCTCTGGAAAATATTCTTTCAAAACATCGGACAAACTCGGGGATacactcttttaaaaaaaaaataaaatataataatatacatgAGAATAtagaaatgaatagaaaatctGAGCTTGTGTGACGATGTAGACTTAGCGACTCTGTATATCTAAAACCTCTAGATTTTATATCTATTAATTGTTTGTTTGGTAACACTTGCCACTTTAAGCCGctgttcctcctctctccatctcacatTTGTCCAGTGATTTTATTCCTATGTCCATCTGCAGTCTCTCCTCTGTGGCCCGTCGCTGTCAGTGGGCTCCGTCATGCCTCTGATGGAGCGTCTTTCAGACGAAACCTTATGGGGCTTCAGCCTGCACCTCCTCTGCGCCACCAGAAGGGGGCAGTACGACAGCAGCATCGAGAAGCTGCTGGACCGATGTCCTCAGGCCATCATAGCCTACGCTAACCACCACTTACAAGATAGTCACATGGTTCGTACTGCGCAGTAGGCCTGTAACTGTAAATGTCTTACATTTTTACTCCAGTTTTATGTCTGAATGTTTAGTTCTGCATTCTACACGCAGTGATTTATCCAAGGTATTACCCTGTCTGTCTTGTCTAATATCTGCAGGTGCTTTGGTGGCAGAAGCTGCTCCCAGAGCTTTGTAACAGGACGAGAGTTGCCGCTGACAACAGCATCCTGTTGGCTGCTCTCAAAGGTAGAAGCTTCCCTCAGAATACCTGTATGTCAGTCTGTCAAAAGTGCCCCAGTGTTAAGGCGTCTTGACATTCTACTCAAAGTACTTGTTTGCTCTTTTCACTGATGACAGAAATATTGTTTAGGTTAGGCGGCTAAAATGGCATCCGAACAACATCAGGAATGTTAACCTATAAATCCAATacgcaaaatgaaaatgactttttaGTTTGCCACTTCCCTAACATTGGTTTGTGTCTTCTTGTGGACCGTACTCTTATACGTTATTTATTATCCAACAGTTAATAGCCCTCAAACATCTGCTGTGATTATTGAAACCAGGACCTAGCTAAGTGTATAGTACGCTGCAGTGTCCACCACCGGATTTACTTCCTAAaccgttaaaaaaaacaataaaaccataTTATGTTGTGTCCTCAAACTTGTATAACCTTTGAAATGTTCTACAGTGTGTTATATTTCATggagaaaactgtttgcttcctCAATCAGCAAGTCTTTGGATCAATGTCAACAAAACCACTAGTCCATGAAaatatttggggttttttgCTCACAGGAAATGCAACTAAATATCATGGGTCAATTTACTTCCTGCTGTCAAGTACCACAGTGTTAAGGCCTCTTGACATTGTTTACTCAAAGGACTTTGTTTACCCGAATCATTTTTGACTTGACATTGAACACTGCCAAGTTTTCTCTTTCCACCGATGACAGAAATATTGTTCAGGTTAGTCATCAATCTGAAAAGGGCATCCTAATCACGGTGGTTTCCAGCAGGGCAACTATGGTCACAGGGTGTAACACATGAACAAAAGGATGGGGATGAGTGAAGGATTAACTTTTGTCTCCACTCACTTTTATTACTGGCAGAGACCAGTTTAAACCGCAACGCAGTTTGTTCAACCGAGTGAATCGAGTTACGTAGCCCTGTAAGTAATGTAGGCACCAATAGAAAGACAACTTCTCAATATGTTCAGGAAGATAAAATCACCTCTGATGAGGATTTTATGTTGCcttttttcattcaacagagACGCTGGTagtggttgccatggagacaagCCCCACGGAGTTCCTGGAACTGATGCCTGAAGACGGAACCGCTTCGTATTTCCTGCCTTACCTGCTTACGTGTAGCCAGAGACATCTGCttgcatgaaacacacacacacacacacacacataccaactACAAGAAGGAAACGAGTGGACACGGACCGATGTGCCACCCTTCAGCCAGTAATTTGGctttaattgttattattattatttagttagATTTAGTTATTCAATATAACAATACTGAAAACATGCTGGCTCTTTTATTTCTGTGCTGTCAGCACTCGGTTTGTCCTCAGACAATCGTGTAcaggtttttttgtgttaatgtttACACAAATACTTGACTAATATTTGAATGTTAGGCAAATAAATGGAACATCTAATCAGTCACTGTGGTGATGTATCCTCTTTGTTTTTAGCTGACAATGCAGATAAAGAAGATCATAGACTATTTAGGATACACAACAACAGAATCCGGTCTATAGAGCGAGTCCTTCCGAGCAGATATGGACAATAAGAAGTGGTTTCAGGTTTCTCTGGAGAGCGGCATGTTGTCCAATATGGAAAAAAAGAGTAGGAAAACAACTTTGTGGTTTGCCACTGTTTTTGCCACATTCCTAACATTgggttgtgtctttttgtggaCCTTACTGTATGTGTTAAATGTCAAGCTATTATAAAAATGGTatatttttatgttatttattatttaacagtTTGTAATCCTGAAACAAGTGCTGTGGTTATTGAAACCAGGACCTTGATAAGTGTATAGTTGAAAGCTGCAGCGTCCACCACTAGATTTTCTTCCTAAACCTTTTTTGATCcagtgttaaaaacaaacaataaaactaaatgttgtGTCCTCAAACTCATATAACCTTAGGAGTGGAATATGAAAACCTTTGATGTTATGGCTCATAACCACCCTGTTATGGCTCATAACCACCCTTTTTCTGTGGAATCTTTAATCCCACTGTTCTGTGGAAACATAATGTAATCATAATGTGAAATCTCAGGAATGCAGAAAACTGTTTGCTTACCCAACAAGAAAGTCTTTGGACTTTATCCAAATATGATTCCAATGTCTAAAAAACTacaagcccatgaaaataattgggtttttttttttactcacaacTTTCTttgactttctttattttttgtttcaataCCATGGGTCACTGCGTTTTAAGTCTCATGGTGTAACTTGACCTGTTACGTTTGTTGTGAGTCTTTGAATGGATTCCTTGCGTTGCCGACTCAGTTGACTGACATTGATTACAGATTTTGACACCACAGGAATGAGGTGTGTTAAGCAAGATTTTAAAAGTGAGCCAGTAGGACACTGCTTCTGCTGCAGTAATTAACAAAGACAAGAGACATTTTGAGAAAAGTGTTCACATAATATGGGTTTTAATTTTACTCCTTTTGTTCCTGTAGCTTACATGCAGTTATGAGATATTCATGAATCAAAAGTAGCTAAATTATTAGGTTATTGAAGCaggcaaataaaaaaacaaacacattctgtTGTGTCTTCAAACTCTTAAAACCTTTTCTAAAGTGTGATATATTTTCTGTGGAAAACTGTTCCTCAATCAGCAACTTCCTCAATCAGCAAGTCTTTGGACTTTATCCAAATGTGATCCCAATGTCAACAAAACCACTAGCCCATGAAAATATTTGGGTTGGTTTTCTTCTTCACaacttcctttttccttttttttaaagttttatttttttgggctAAATCATCGGGTTAATGAAGCAGGACACAACAAATGTGTAAAGGGTTGATTAATGACTGTAgttgtgtatttgtcttttcaATCTTGTTAATCATCTTTCTGAAGTTTATCTGACCTTTCATGTGCCGGAACTCATTTTAGCACATTGACTCGTTATGGAGAACTTGGAATAAACTATTCAAAAGCTCCGAGACCAACAACAGGCAAGCGTGCGACTCTTACGAAACTGCAGAACCAACTAGAGCTTCATCACAAACCTCTCAGCCAATGACAACTGCAGCACAGTTCACAGATCTAATCACGTCTGGAGAGCATCGCTCTGAGCCAATCAGTGTCAACCTGTGATAGATCACACCTTGAGGTAACGAGAGCTCAGATGTTTGGAGGTCCACCACTGTTTGGAGTTTCAACTGTTTTGGGTGGAAAGGAAGATTAGGCATTAGAAAGCAGTACATGAAAAACATGAGTGGACAAAAGATCAAGTAATAAATGGAGagcaagagaaagctgaagcaaggacaaaacaaaaaggtgcgAGAAGAGTAAACTGCAGAAAGAGTAAAAGAAGTTGGTTCTGACAAAAAGTGGAGCATATAGTGGAAAGGATATAAAGACTGAGATAAAAAGTTCCACCAGAGAAGATGAAGCTGGGCGAAAAGAATGTGGCTTCGCTGACCCTCACAGACAACATTGAGATGGAGCTGTTTTCTTCAGGGGAGCCCTGCATGGGGACATCAACAAAGGAGACGGAGGAAGAACAGAGCTATGACCAGGTGCGTCTTCTGTCTTTATTGAGCCATTGAGCATTCGGGTAGAATAAGACATTTGAACTAGAACAAGACTGTAATGATCCTCAAACTGCTATTTCTGTGTTTCATAATGTCTTGTTCTCTTTAACAGAAAGTACAAATGGTATTCTCTGCAAAATGTGAGCTCATACCTTCAGACTTaagagagataaaaaaaaggcctttgtaCCCAATTTATGTATGTAAATGTTATCCGTTTTATTTGTAACCTACCAAGAATCTAGTTGGAACTGTAGTTTAAAAGGAGTGAGATTCCTTTTACAAACCAATCACTGATCAAATTGGATACCACTGACGGATACCAATTACATTTGGCAAGTGAGAATATATAGTACTAGTAGATTAAATGTTTCAACCAAAATAAACCAAATCCCAAATATATTTTCTAGTTATATTGCAAATCCTTATAAAACGTATGGCgaatcattatttttattttgttattcttGAACCCAGAAACACCTGAACAATCCACTCGTACCCAAATGTGAGGAGGAACCAGAGCCAGAGGTCCAGAACGCACCCTCGGGGAACCAGGCACAGCCCCAAACGGAGTCCTGCTCTCCTTTCCAAGGATTCGTGGAGGATATTCACATAGAAATGGAGGTCAGTAAGTATTAGTGAAGCATGAAGGCATATAAATGAACAAATGGAAAGAGCAACAATTCAAACGATCGTCCCATCCCCACTTCATGAACTGTTTAAAAGGAGTTGAACCTACAGCTTGTGAATGAAATACAAACTGCTGAGCAGCTTCCTTTAGCATGTCAGGTTTTTGTATTTCCCAACCAGATCAtctgctttctctttctttcaggTGTTTTCTCCCCTCCAAGAGTGTGATCGTGAGCAAATGGCAATCAAACCAGGTGATGCTTCCATCGTGGCCCTGGTATGTCACCTcaggttttattcattcatttcctgATCAGCCTCGGTGACGTGTGCAAACACGGAGGAGGAAACTGCTGTTTGGTTCTCTGGTCTGCCTGCTTCCATCGCAACAATGTGAAAGTGTTATTGTGTGGGGTTTTGTGTATTGGTAGAAATAGAGGGCTGTTGTGCAATAACTGAGTCCAGAAAGAAAACGTGAAACCAAAC
This Gasterosteus aculeatus chromosome 8, fGasAcu3.hap1.1, whole genome shotgun sequence DNA region includes the following protein-coding sequences:
- the hps3 gene encoding BLOC-2 complex member HPS3 isoform X4, whose protein sequence is MVHVYNCHPFSSQQIVQVEQEPGLICCGGGALFVVATGGCKVEAYNLEKEGCPLICRFATMGTVKSIQHSRMGDYLVTIEGKNCATYLRAYTNWRYQAEGKARVGVRLLGHLLRGASVRGGAQMEIIEIPLSERPVAVACCPVTGDLLVGCENTLVLFTLRRQNQQSQNQSQQMVQSTWTNSQQSSSQSQGQIMDSNPNFLDFERSVILHLSQMKPKQVALCGEYVAVQGELEVLVVKLETSSDPKTLEESDTKKNHLEDHVDFQILPIHQELLGDRAKDCDIAVSIEKTGLEDSKGQYTLSYVLFRRFTPDFFQGCSVEETQLHSLQLYPLFTGNQSMSLQEPSCVFCFFSLPSAGYLYSLKGGVELLSAYQYPEKVLKAVLTDYLLHVITKSALQCFTVRCAAVAARIEDPYIDSTMKACPPCSMEVCALRIQLFIGLRSVCVYGHHVVLLSAADAETTEEPERTTQRRGLELKEHTLLTGILLAVGIDPATTPALESLLSRPFLSRKWTISSPKETSTAGHGWNLYVVDTVSPLTLYQEMVEYSQRYAETNPQAQSLRHLLSEAHLLLRTSLLQTSEQQRIIEEDSSPSLQADTEGPSVKQAAVRTDSTELEEAFKQNCAQLGDCFSRGSQRECHLALPYYRMSGLSVTELMARNRPLAGRPQSYGPGFLFYLKHYLFEETEQVLSQEAADEVIDIFSQSEPSQLVSVCASPSLINTSPAKTLQILQHLENTAGVSVPLTTTMATMMLRLEDLPEYTRLMERHAEMVLVYGFIEEPRLLLHGGDGGQHAHVRPTALTRQLAKSQPGLLVAAVVALHENNKVQLQHADHIFKELDCENCLQVDFWEAMLMASSQETIIQELLFRVASVYIDRLTNTPSETHTNGPHAPSKRRPLKSADDLINSCSHYGALYPWLIVLNPAHTTSSQHQEALYKLQSLLCGPSLSVGSVMPLMERLSDETLWGFSLHLLCATRRGQYDSSIEKLLDRCPQAIIAYANHHLQDSHMVLWWQKLLPELCNRTRVAADNSILLAALKETLVVVAMETSPTEFLELMPEDGTASYFLPYLLTCSQRHLLA
- the hps3 gene encoding BLOC-2 complex member HPS3 isoform X14, which encodes MVHVYNCHPFSSQQIVQVEQEPGLICCGGGALFVVATGGCKVEAYNLEKEGCPLICRFATMGTVKSIQHSRMGDYLVTIEGKNCATYLRAYTNWRYQAEGKARVGVRLLGHLLRGASVRGGAQMEIIEIPLSERPVAVACCPVTGDLLVGCENTLVLFTLRRQNQQSQNQSQQMVQSTWTNSQQSSSQSQIMDSNPNFLDFERSVILHLSQMKPKQVALCGEYVAVQGELEVLVVKLETSSDPKTLEESDTKKNHLEDHVDFQILPIHQELLGDRAKDCDIAVSIEKTGLEDSKGQYTLSYVLFRRFTPDFFQGCSVEETQLHSLQLYPLFTGNQSMSLQEPSCVFCFFSLPSAGYLYSLKGGVELLSAYQYPEKVLKAVLTDYLLHVITKSALQCFTVRCAAVAARIEDPYIDSTMKACPPCSMEVCALRIQLFIGLRSVCVYGHHVVLLSAADAETTEEPERTTQRRGLSRKWTISSPKETSTAGHGWNLYVVDTVSPLTLYQEMVEYSQRYAETNPQAQSLRHLLSEAHLLLRTSLLQTSEQQRIIEEDSSPSLQADTEGPSVKQAAVRTDSTELEEAFKQNCAQLGDCFSRGSQRECHLALPYYRMSGLSVTELMARNRPLAGRPQSYGPGFLFYLKHYLFEETEQVLSQEAADEVIDIFSQSEPSQLVSVCASPSLINTSPAKTLQILQHLENTAGVSVPLTTTMATMMLRLEDLPEYTRLMERHAEMVLVYGFIEEPRLLLHGGDGGQHAHVRPTALTRQLAKSQPGLLVAAVVALHENNKVQLQHADHIFKELDCENCLQVDFWEAMLMASSQETIIQELLFRVASVYIDRLTNTPSETHTNGPHAPSKRRPLKSADDLINSCSHYGALYPWLIVLNPAHTTSSQHQEALYKLQSLLCGPSLSVGSVMPLMERLSDETLWGFSLHLLCATRRGQYDSSIEKLLDRCPQAIIAYANHHLQDSHMVLWWQKLLPELCNRTRVAADNSILLAALKETLVVVAMETSPTEFLELMPEDGTASYFLPYLLTCSQRHLLA
- the hps3 gene encoding BLOC-2 complex member HPS3 isoform X1 yields the protein MVHVYNCHPFSSQQIVQVEQEPGLICCGGGALFVVATGGCKVEAYNLEKEGCPLICRFATMGTVKSIQHSRMGDYLVTIEGKNCATYLRAYTNWRYQAEGKARVGVRLLGHLLRGASVRGGAQMEIIEIPLSERPVAVACCPVTGDLLVGCENTLVLFTLRRQNQQSQNQSQQMVQSTWTNSQQSSSQSQGIRRLYVVMTCCLLLTRIPKGYLSSLFSGQIMDSNPNFLDFERSVILHLSQMKPKQVALCGEYVAVQGELEVLVVKLETSSDPKTLEESDTKKTDHLEDHVDFQILPIHQELLGDRAKDCDIAVSIEKTGLEDSKGQYTLSYVLFRRFTPDFFQGCSVEETQLHSLQLYPLFTGNQSMSLQEPSCVFCFFSLPSAGYLYSLKGGVELLSAYQYPEKVLKAVLTDYLLHVITKSALQCFTVRCAAVAARIEDPYIDSTMKACPPCSMEVCALRIQLFIGLRSVCVYGHHVVLLSAADAETTEEPERTTQRRGLELKEHTLLTGILLAVGIDPATTPALESLLSRPFLSRKWTISSPKETSTAGHGWNLYVVDTVSPLTLYQEMVEYSQRYAETNPQAQSLRHLLSEAHLLLRTSLLQTSEQQRIIEEDSSPSLQADTEGPSVKQAAVRTDSTELEEAFKQNCAQLGDCFSRGSQRECHLALPYYRMSGLSVTELMARNRPLAGRPQSYGPGFLFYLKHYLFEETEQVLSQEAADEVIDIFSQSEPSQLVSVCASPSLINTSPAKTLQILQHLENTAGVSVPLTTTMATMMLRLEDLPEYTRLMERHAEMVLVYGFIEEPRLLLHGGDGGQHAHVRPTALTRQLAKSQPGLLVAAVVALHENNKVQLQHADHIFKELDCENCLQVDFWEAMLMASSQETIIQELLFRVASVYIDRLTNTPSETHTNGPHAPSKRRPLKSADDLINSCSHYGALYPWLIVLNPAHTTSSQHQEALYKLQSLLCGPSLSVGSVMPLMERLSDETLWGFSLHLLCATRRGQYDSSIEKLLDRCPQAIIAYANHHLQDSHMVLWWQKLLPELCNRTRVAADNSILLAALKETLVVVAMETSPTEFLELMPEDGTASYFLPYLLTCSQRHLLA
- the hps3 gene encoding BLOC-2 complex member HPS3 isoform X9 encodes the protein MVHVYNCHPFSSQQIVQVEQEPGLICCGGGALFVVATGGCKVEAYNLEKEGCPLICRFATMGTVKSIQHSRMGDYLVTIEGKNCATYLRAYTNWRYQAEGKARVGVRLLGHLLRGASVRGGAQMEIIEIPLSERPVAVACCPVTGDLLVGCENTLVLFTLRRQNQQSQNQSQQMVQSTWTNSQQSSSQSQGQIMDSNPNFLDFERSVILHLSQMKPKQVALCGEYVAVQGELEVLVVKLETSSDPKTLEESDTKKTDHLEDHVDFQILPIHQELLGDRAKDCDIAVSIEKTGLEDSKGQYTLSYVLFRRFTPDFFQGCSVEETQLHSLQLYPLFTGNQSMSLQEPSCVFCFFSLPSAGYLYSLKGGVELLSAYQYPEKVLKAVLTDYLLHVITKSALQCFTVRCAAVAARIEDPYIDSTMKACPPCSMEVCALRIQLFIGLRSVCVYGHHVVLLSAADAETTEEPERTTQRRGLSRKWTISSPKETSTAGHGWNLYVVDTVSPLTLYQEMVEYSQRYAETNPQAQSLRHLLSEAHLLLRTSLLQTSEQQRIIEEDSSPSLQADTEGPSVKQAAVRTDSTELEEAFKQNCAQLGDCFSRGSQRECHLALPYYRMSGLSVTELMARNRPLAGRPQSYGPGFLFYLKHYLFEETEQVLSQEAADEVIDIFSQSEPSQLVSVCASPSLINTSPAKTLQILQHLENTAGVSVPLTTTMATMMLRLEDLPEYTRLMERHAEMVLVYGFIEEPRLLLHGGDGGQHAHVRPTALTRQLAKSQPGLLVAAVVALHENNKVQLQHADHIFKELDCENCLQVDFWEAMLMASSQETIIQELLFRVASVYIDRLTNTPSETHTNGPHAPSKRRPLKSADDLINSCSHYGALYPWLIVLNPAHTTSSQHQEALYKLQSLLCGPSLSVGSVMPLMERLSDETLWGFSLHLLCATRRGQYDSSIEKLLDRCPQAIIAYANHHLQDSHMVLWWQKLLPELCNRTRVAADNSILLAALKETLVVVAMETSPTEFLELMPEDGTASYFLPYLLTCSQRHLLA
- the hps3 gene encoding BLOC-2 complex member HPS3 isoform X7, giving the protein MVHVYNCHPFSSQQIVQVEQEPGLICCGGGALFVVATGGCKVEAYNLEKEGCPLICRFATMGTVKSIQHSRMGDYLVTIEGKNCATYLRAYTNWRYQAEGKARVGVRLLGHLLRGASVRGGAQMEIIEIPLSERPVAVACCPVTGDLLVGCENTLVLFTLRRQNQQSQNQSQQMVQSTWTNSQQSSSQSQGIRRLYVVMTCCLLLTRIPKGYLSSLFSGQIMDSNPNFLDFERSVILHLSQMKPKQVALCGEYVAVQGELEVLVVKLETSSDPKTLEESDTKKTDHLEDHVDFQILPIHQELLGDRAKDCDIAVSIEKTGLEDSKGQYTLSYVLFRRFTPDFFQGCSVEETQLHSLQLYPLFTGNQSMSLQEPSCVFCFFSLPSAGYLYSLKGGVELLSAYQYPEKVLKAVLTDYLLHVITKSALQCFTVRCAAVAARIEDPYIDSTMKACPPCSMEVCALRIQLFIGLRSVCVYGHHVVLLSAADAETTEEPERTTQRRGLSRKWTISSPKETSTAGHGWNLYVVDTVSPLTLYQEMVEYSQRYAETNPQAQSLRHLLSEAHLLLRTSLLQTSEQQRIIEEDSSPSLQADTEGPSVKQAAVRTDSTELEEAFKQNCAQLGDCFSRGSQRECHLALPYYRMSGLSVTELMARNRPLAGRPQSYGPGFLFYLKHYLFEETEQVLSQEAADEVIDIFSQSEPSQLVSVCASPSLINTSPAKTLQILQHLENTAGVSVPLTTTMATMMLRLEDLPEYTRLMERHAEMVLVYGFIEEPRLLLHGGDGGQHAHVRPTALTRQLAKSQPGLLVAAVVALHENNKVQLQHADHIFKELDCENCLQVDFWEAMLMASSQETIIQELLFRVASVYIDRLTNTPSETHTNGPHAPSKRRPLKSADDLINSCSHYGALYPWLIVLNPAHTTSSQHQEALYKLQSLLCGPSLSVGSVMPLMERLSDETLWGFSLHLLCATRRGQYDSSIEKLLDRCPQAIIAYANHHLQDSHMVLWWQKLLPELCNRTRVAADNSILLAALKETLVVVAMETSPTEFLELMPEDGTASYFLPYLLTCSQRHLLA